From the Opitutales bacterium genome, the window AGACACGATCAACCGCTACAGCCCATCAATACTCAGGTTTGATCTCCGCCATCAGGTCTTATGGGATGGCTGTGTATCCTATCCTGTATTTCCGCCGAGGGTCCTGTGATACAAACTTTCAGCCTCAACCCGGATTATGCAATCGATCGCTGTAAGACAGCCGATTGTTTTATAGGACCTACCCTCATGAATTTGCCGCTAAAACCACCAGCTGAGAAGCTTATCAATCTGGTTTGAAAAAGAATTTATTCGCGTGAATTCGCGTCCATTAGCGGATTATATCATGGGTGCCGATAAAGTCGGCTGATCCCACCATCCGGGCACCTGTCTACCCGAGCTTCTTAAGCAGATTTTTGGCGCTTTTTGATATCTTCGAATTCTTCTTTTTACCGCCTCGGGGCTTTTGCTGTGTGACTGGCTTCTGAGGCCCGACAGCCGCCTCCAGGTTGCTTTGGCGGATTTGGTCGAGGACTTCCTTGCGATAGATAGTGACCTCTCGAGGAGCCTTGATGCCCAGCTTTACGCTGTCACCCTCTACTTTGGTAACGATGATCTCTACATCGCTGCCGATGACGATGGCTTCGTCTGTTTTTCGCGTGAGAATTAACATCTTACTCCTCTCCTCCCTCTTCAGCCTCGTCGAAGAGCAGATGGCGTGCGGAGTATCTTTCGTAATTCTGAATAATCACCTGCTTACCCTTGCCTGTCCTACGGTTGACCACGATCGGGCCAACGAGGTTTGTGTAGATTTTCCGGCCTGATGGCTCGTTTTTAATGATGACGATGTTGAGAATTAAGACTTCGGAAGCGTCTTGAATAGACAATTCTTCAACATCGGCCTGCATCAGTTGGATGGCATAATCTTCGACGATGCCGTTGGGTTGGATGACAATGAAAGAAAGATCAATGTCCGCGGTGGAACGCAGCCACATGAAGGGAAGTTCCTCTTCATCGTAGATCACATCCACCCGTGTCATCTCCGGGAAGCCAACGAGGCCTTTCGGGATGTGGAACTCATTGCTGCCTTGCTTGAGCTCAGCTCCCTGGACGGGGTTTTCAGTATCGTATTTCATGAAAGTGCCTTATCAATATCGCCCGATCATCACTTGGCTTGAGTGAATATAAGTGACGATGTTTAAATGAAGTCAAAGAGGCTGCGTTGTAGGAGATCGGCGCTGGTGGCCAGGGCTGCTTGATAGGCAGTTTCTGCTTGGGAATACTCGATCGCTACAGCAGCAAGATCCGCGTCGACATCATCGCCGATCCGCTGGTCTGCTCTGAGAAATGCAAATTCGTCGAAGCGCATCGTGTTTTCGATGCGAGCCTGGATCCCCGCCATTTCACCGAGGCCTTCCACTAGATTATTTTCGTCGACAAAAAGGTCGTCAGCCACGGCTGTTACGGCTGCAGCATCCTCAGCGACGAGGCCATCACGGACCGCGATTAGGTTGGCAAACAGGGTCTCAATGTCCGCATTGCGCGTGGGATCCATAAAGCCGGAAAGTGTGCTGTTATCCGAGATATTCACCGCGGCCGTATCCGTATTCCCCACATAGGCCACGGCAGTGATCGCGCCGGAGCCATCCCGTGTCACATCGAATGGGGGAGTATCGGTGGCGGTTCCGGCAAATACATGCTGCCCCATGTAGGTGTAGTTTGCGCGCTCAACCATCTCTTCGAGAAGCTGGTTCATCTCAGCCGCATAGGGAACGAAGTAATCGTCGGCCACCACTGAGCTGGACAATAGGGTAATCTCTTGGCCACGTGCGGCGATCTCCTGCATGCGCTCGACTTGAGCAAAGGAGGCTTGGGAGGTTTGCTGGACACGCTCTTGGTTGCGGCGGTATTGAGTGAGCTCACGCTTCTCAGTTTCGTTACGCATCACACGTTCAGTGGCTGCGGGGTCATCAGATATGGAGCTGAGTCGCTGGCCCGTGCTGATCTGTTCCTGAAGTTTGACCTGACGCTGGCGGAGATTGCTCAGCTGGGTCATCATATTGTCTTGGACGTTGATATTGGGAACTCGCATTGCTGGCTTAGAAATAAGTTATAACAACTCAGAAGGAGCGGACGAGTTCTTCGAGGAGTTCGTCCATAATAGAAATGACACGGGATGTCGCTTGATAAGCACGCTGGAATCGCAATAAGTCTGCGGCTTCTTCATCAAGGTCGACTCCACCGACTTTCGCGCGCTCGTTACCCAGCATAGTCTGGATGTAATCCTGGTTTTCGCTGTTTTGTTCGGCAACCGCAGCGGCTTGGGCCACACGACCCGTCACATTCACAACAAAGTCACCAAAGGTGCCGTCAATAGCGTCCCCTCCCCCTGTGCTAAAGGTCGTATTTCGCAGAGCATATATGGCCTGAACCACATCATTGGCACCGGCATTCGCGGTCGCAGAGGTAGCTAAAGTCGACGGGGTCAAGGCCGCATCGAGTGAGATCGTGGCTGCAGTTGTGCCAGCGGGATCAAAAAAATCGGTGGGATAAGCGCCATTGACCGAGGTAACGAGCTGACTAGCCAGATTATTCAAATCTGTCTGCAAATCTGCCAAACCACCATCGCGGAAATCTAGGTAGGCCTGAGCGCGACCCGAGCTGGGACCCATGACTGTAGCCCCAGTCCCGAAAACGATGTTAGTGCCATTAAAAGAGAATTCTCCATTCACCACGCCGCGCTCCAAGACCGTAACGGGCGCCCCGACGCCATTATCCACAGACACCGAGATCTGACCGAAGGAATCCGCGATGACCGCCGTCTCAATGTCCATGATCTCCGACAACTTCTCCACCTGTTGTTGGCGTGCATCACGCAGGTCAACGGCCGTCAGATCTCCTGACCTCATCTCGATCGAGGCGATCTCTACATTGAGGGCAGCTATCTGGTCGATGATATCGTTGGCAACGGCGAGTTCATTATCAAGGCGCTGATCAATGTCCGTCGCAAATGCTGATAGATTACTGGCGACATCGTTTAACTGCACGGTCAACGACTCGGCCTCCTGTAGAGTCACGGCACGCAGTGCCACCTCAGAGGGATTTGCCGCCAGCTCTGACATGGAATTAAAAAATGAGTCGAGGCGTTCGTTCAGACCTAAGGTGGATGAGTCTAGATCGGTTATGCCATCCAACGATCCTGCGTCGCTTGCGCGATTAATATCCTCACCCCAGTAGCCCACCAGCTGACGATTCATGTCGTCGGTAGCCTTAGCGTATTCCGTCTGGGAAGTTTCCCGAACGATTTGCCCGTCAATCAGTGCATCCCGAAAACTATCAAATTTTCCAGTTTCGATCCCCATGCTCTGCACCTGATCCCCAATCACAATATTTCCGCGATCCACCACCTGCATACGCTGACGCGCATACTCAGGATTATTTACATTCGCTATATTCTTACCCGCGGCTTCGATGGATCCACGGTGAACGCTCAAGGCCCGCGTCTGGTTGTAAATATTACCGATTAGAGACATGAAAGTGGGGAAAGGATCAGCAGGGTTTATCCATAAAAGGGTTTAGGCAGAGAGCTCCACGGCACCGGGGTTCGAGGCGGATTTACTCTTCATCGCACCGCGATTCGTGTATGTTTTTGTGGGCTTCAAATCGGGGCGCATGTAGCCAAGAATCTCATCGGTGATCGCCGATAAGCGGCGCAGGAGCAGACGGTTCTGATCGAGCTTTTGCTTCGACTTACGGATGAGCTGATTCACCTCTTCGGTGAGTGACACGACCATGGGTCGCATGGGTTTCGGAAAAAACTGGGCGAGTGCGGAGATGCGTTGATCAGGATCGACTTCCCACGCTCCAGCCAAATAGGCAACCACCTTCTGGCGCGATTCTTTGATTAACGAATTAGCCTCGGCCTGAGACTCGATTTCTTTGTTTATCTGCATCAAGCCTTCAGTGTCGCGATCGAGGATACATTCCTGTTGCTGGCCAAGGAGATTGAGCAATCCACCGTACTCCTGAAGCTCTGTCCTTAGTATGTTTACCAGCTCCTGGCAGAGACTCGGTGCATCCATGCTATCTAGAGATTTCATTGGCTGCTATCTGGGTTAGATTTTGCGTGTTGGGTTACTGCGGCCTGCAATGAAGTGGTGATTCCCACGCCCCCACTGCGCGTCATACTGTCGGCCATCACATCGATTAGGTAGGAGCGGTAGATGTCGTTGGCAGCAGAGTTTTGGACCATTTCGCTCTCGATGAGGGGTTCTAGCGATTCTTTAAGGAGCTGCCTCACCATCACGCCTTCGAACTGGCGGGTCGCCTCCTGGATTTTGGCCTCTTCGGTGATGTGCTTCGAATGGACCATTTCCTGGTAATTCGCGACATCTAGGCCGACGGGTGAGATGTTATTCATAACAATTCCAAAGGGGTATGATTGGCAATCAGTTCAAAATGAGTTCGGCTTGGAGAGCGCCGGCGCGCTTGAGGTTTTGCAGGATAGCGATCATCTCGCGCGTGGTGACGCCCAAAGCATTGAGCGCGGTAGTCAGGTCTTCAATCGACGGGTATTCGGGTAACACTTGGAACCCTCCAGTCGACTCGTTGACTTGAGTGGTCTGAACGGGCGTTGCAGTCGTCTCGCCATCACTGAGTGGCAAGGGTTGGCTGACATTCGTATCGTTTGTAATCGTGATGGTCAGCGAACCGTGACTGACCGCGATAGTCGAAATACGCACTTCCGACGTGGCAACGATGGTGCCGGTGCGCTCGTTGATAATGATCTTGGCGGCAGTGTCAGGACGCACCTGGATGCTGCCCATCTCTGCGAGAAAATTCATGGTCTGACCGAGGTAAGCTTCCGGCAGATTAACGTTCACTGTCGCATAATCGACCGCCTGGGCTGTGGCGGGAAAGTGGATGTTGATCGCGTCGGCCATACGCACTGCCGAGGTGAAGTCAGCATTCCGGAGCACGAGGTTGATCGAGTGGTTATCGGCGACGAGCTGGGTGTTGACGGTGCGTTCGATAATTGCGCCGTTTGAAATAATGCCGACCGTCGGATGATTCTGTTGGACTGAGGATCCTCCTTCGCCCCCGCCCCCACCGAGGAAACCTCCCACAGCAACCGGACCTTGAGCCACAGCATAGACCAACTCGTCTGCACCGAGAAGCGGTGTCTGCAGTAAGATGCCGCCTTGAAGCGTATCTGCGTCACCCAGCGAAGACACAGTGACATCGATCCGGCCCCCTTCTCGAATGAAGGGCCCAATCTCAGCCGTGATCATGACCGCAGCGACATTAGTCGCTTGAACCGCGTCTGCCGGAACGGCGATACCAAAACGTTGGAGCGTATTGGAAATACTCTGGATAGTATAGGTGAGCGTAGAATCGCCGGTGCCCGAAAGACCCACAACGAGGCCATACCCCACCAATTGGTTATCTCGGCTACCTTCGACGAAAGTCAGGTCCTTGATCCGGGTCCCATCCGCGGCTTGAGCCGCGATAGGGGTCCCGATCAGTGCGAGTAGCAAGCTCGCGAAAAAGAGGTTGAAGGCACACCTGTAGCCACGCCGCTCTGTCGGCTCGCTGTCTGCGGTTTCAACCCATGCATCCCTCACACGGCGACGGAGCGCCGCGGCTACATCAGTTGAGAGTTTTTGAAAGTGGGAATGCATAGCGAGGAGGCGGGAAAATCAAAATGGGTTGACGAGGTCGTTCAGTTTACTCAGCCAGCCCTTGCGCTGGGCGTCGGTGATTGCTCCGGCTGAAATAAACTCCACGGTAGCGTCAGCGACACGGCTGGATAGAACGGTGTTTGCAGCGGTGATGTCTGACTTGCGCACCACCCCGCGCAGAACGACCCACTGGCTCTCGCCGGCGAAGCTCACTTTGCGCGCCCCCTCGACCACGAGGTTTCCATTCGGGAGACGATCGATTACGAGGACGCTTGCCCGCGCTGTGACCGCTTTGCTATCAGATATCGAGCCGCCGCCGTTGAACGAGTTGGAACCATCAATCTGAGTTCCAGGGAGAGCCCCATTCACCGATCCGAAAGCACTGGCAGCCAGTGGAAACAGCCATTGGGTGACTGAGTTATCGATCGACATATCCTTGGTCGTCGTGCTGTTTTGGCTTGAGCTGCTGGTGCTACTCTCGTCGATAACTATGGTGAGGATATCGCCCACCGCGCCGGCTCGGTGGTCGGCAAACATGCCGCGTTCATTATTTGAATTCTTTAGCCAGAGGGACTCTGCATAGGATAGTGACGGTCCCAAGCAGAGCCCCCCGGCTAACGCAGCGGTACGAATATACCGCGTTCCTTGGATGAGGACATCTCTGACGGAAATTTTCATGGAAGGAAATTGGAGGTTTTTAAAAAACTACTTGGACAGTCTTCTCCCGAATCACCCGGGCCTGGAAAGACTTGTTAGAGGTCGTATTGCGGACCGTGATGAAATCACCAGCCGCGCCGTTTTCGAGGGCGAGCGCCTTCATGTTGATCTGAAGGGTGCCTTCGCTGACCAGTACATCGACGCTGTCTCCACGACGGACGTGGGGGCGAAGTGTAATATCGCGCCAGCTTAAAATTCGGTCCGACGCAATCCCTTGACGCACCTCATACTGAGCTAAATCAACACTGGTAGGGACGATGTCAGAACGACTCCGTAACAAATCAATGCGGCGGATCTCCATGACGTCTGCGCTCAGCGGCTGACGTTTGGCCATGGGGAATGTGGATCTCCAGGCATCGACCCAAAGTTCGCAATTCACCACACGAGACAGCTCACCAACTGTTTTGCCCGCACTGATGAGGCGCAAGCGGATCGGCGAAACAGATTCAGGACCGTCTTGCGGCGCTCGTACTATGTCGACGTCCCAATCAATGCTGGACACGCGATACGGGCGCCAGTTGCGAGCCATCGTCACCCGAAAGTCTCCAGAGATTTGGTAGTGCTCCTTTAGTTTTTCGCGAAGGATCGAAGTCATCTCAAACTCTCGAATGTATACAGGCTCGTCACGTATGACCTCCGCCTGTGCAACGAGAGCGGTAGCCTCGCGTGTTGCCGGCACCTCCACTTGCTCGACAACACGCGATTCGGCTACGCGTTCCTCCTCTATGCGAATGACGTGGTTGATATCTGACAAAAAGTCCGTGAGCGGTCCGGTGCGGGTCGCTGCGGCATGACTAGCGGCAAAGACTGCTACCAGGAGAGCCAAAAAGCCTTTCCAAGGTCGTGCTATCATCGTCCTACCTATCGTTTGAGTTGGCCCACGTTACGCAGCATCTCATCGGATGTAGTGATGGACTTGGAGTTGATCTCATAGGCGCGCTGAGCGACGATCATATTGACCATCTCTTGCACCACATTGACGTTGGACATCTCTAGAAAACCCTGGCGCAAGCCACCGATCCCATCGTTCCCAGGGTTACCCGTTGCCGGGGCACCGGAGGCCGGAGTTTCCTCGTAGAGATTACCTCCGAGGCTACGCAGGCCGCTGGGATTGTTAAAGCGAGTCAGCTGAATCTGGAAGGTGGTATCCCCCCCAGGTGTCTGGACAGTGACTTCGCCTGTCGGAGCGACGCTTACGCCGGTAGCATTTACCGATACTTGGCCAAACCCGCTCAAAACTGTATGCCCGTCAGCCGTCACCACCTGGCCGTTGGCATCCAGTTTAAACCCTCCATCACGGGTGTAGGCCGTTGAGCCATCAGGACGCTGTATTTCAAAAAATCCGTTGCCATCGATCGCCATGTCGAGGCGTTCGCCCGTCTGTGTGAGCTGGCCTTGTGTAAAAATTCGTGCTGTCGATACCACACGGGCACCATTTCCTAACTCCACACCAGCAGGGACGATGTTTCCTCCCCCAGCTTCGCCTCCGACGGGACGCGCATCTTGGTAGAGCAGGTCCTGAAATTCGATTTTCTGCTTCTTGAATCCAGTCGTGTTCACGTTCGCGATATTGTTCGCGATGGTGTTGAGGTTGAGCTGCTGCGCCTCCATGCCGGTGGCGCCTGAATAAAGTGACAAGTTCATAGAAGGTGGAGATTATCGGTTAGGTGGAGCCAATTGCTGAATGGCCTTGTCCAAATGCTGATCGTAAGCGGTGATGACTTTAGCATTAGCCTCATAGGCCCGAGACGCCTGGATCATGTTTACCATTTCGCGGATGGGAGACACATTGCTGTTTTCAACAAATCCCTGAAGCACTTGGGCATTCTCAAGCTCTTCAATCGCCCCTGCACCCGGCTCAGTCTCGACGAAGCCCCCGTCGGCCATCTTCAAATTGTCCTGGTTCATAGGCTGCAAAATACGGAGCTGGCCGATCACATTGCCGTCTTGGTTGATTTCACCGTTGGCTCCCACGCTGAACGCTCCCAATGCCTGATCTATATTGATGGCTCCGGTAGTGCCTTGGACTTCAAAACCATTTTTGTCTACTAGGACACCTTCAGCGTTGATCTTAAACTGGCCGTCACGGGTGTAGAATGATCGTCCAGCAGGATTTTGGACTTCGAAAAAACCCTCACCCTTTATCGCGAAATCGAGCGGATTGGATGTGGGCTCCATCATGCCCATGACCATAGAAGAACGATGGCTCATCGCCGGGAAAATGTTTTGTCGGAGATCTTGATTACCCAGCTCAGACCCGTCTGCTGCCTGTTGAACCTTGTGCTCAAACGCGGCGCGCTGAGCTTTATACCCCTTCGTAACGCTGCTCGCTACATTACGCGACGTAATGGCCTGCCAATCCTCGATCGAGGTAAGGGCTGCTGCGTTCTGATAGACTCCAATATTCACGCCGCAGTTCAAAGCAACGCAAATGCCAGTTACTTAAAACATTGATTTACAAACACTTAAGATTTTATCAAATCTTAAGTGTTAAATTTTTCCGCAGACCAGGGAAGATTTTACCTGACGTCCCCAAATTTCAGATCAACCGTGCTCACGCAGAAATTCTTCTAAGCCCGCGGCCATTTTTGGACCGATTCCAGGGACTTCAGCAATCTCATCGGCTGTCGCTGCTTTGATAGCAGGCAGAGATTTAAAATGCTCGAGCAGCGCGGCACGCCTCACCTTCCCCAGACCTGAAAAGTCATCCAGGATCGTTTCCTTAATCTTTTTGCTTCGGAGTTCAGCGTTAAATGTGTTGGCAAAACGGTGTGCTTCATCGCGGAGTCGTTGGAGGAGCCTCAAGGCCGAATCGTGGTGTGACAGTTGGAGCTCCCCCCGTTCGTCGGGAAAAATAATGGTCTCGAGCTTCTTCGCCAGACCGATCAAGGGAGGGGGCTCGAGTCCCAGAATCAGAAAAGCCTTCACGGCAGCAGTCACCTGCCCCGCCCCCCCATCGATCACAACGAGGTCCGGCATGGGCTGCCCTTCGCGATCCAGACGACCATAGCGCCGCCCGACAACCTCTTCCATAGCTCGAAAATCGTCGTTGCCTTCAAACGACCGAATCTTGAAGCGGCGATAACGTTTCTTGTCCGGCTTGCCGTCGCGAAAGTGGACCATAGACGCGACGGTGAAAGATCCTGAAATGTGAGAAATGTCGAAACACTCGAGTGTCTTAATTCCCTCCCCGATCTTAAGATGGTCTGCGAGGGATCGGAGTGTGTCTCCAAGATCTTCGAGACCGCCAGGATGATTCCGGGTAAACTTACGCGTTTTCGAGAGCGTGGCGCGCATCGCATTCACGGCATCCCGCAACTCGGCAGCCTTTTCAAATTCTAGATTTTCCGCGGCCTTGGCCATCTCCTCTTCGAGATCCGTGAGCCATTCACGATGCCGTCCCTCAAGGAATGCGCACGCCTCCTCCAAGCGTTCTTCGTATTCCTCTGCAGTTACCTCATTAGCATGACCGTAAATCTCCTGTCTGGCATCGTCGTAAAGCCGCCAAATACCATTCTCTTGTTTAGCAGGGCTGGCATCCGCCAGTAGAATCCCGAACTTGCGACGCATCTGACCCAGTGTTTTGCGTAGCAGGCCTGATTGAGCGAAAGGGCCGAAATAGAGGCTACCGTCCTCGCGCCGATTTCTTGTGAGCCTGAAGCGCGGCAAGGTCTCCGAACGATCCACCCGTACGAGTAGAAAGCGCTTGTCGTCAGTAAAGTCTGTGTTGTAGCGAGGCTTATATTCCTTGATCAACCGCCCTTCCAGCAGCAGCGCCTCGGCCTCTGATTTTACCTCGATTGTATCGAAGGTATAGATGAGCGAGAGCATCGCGCGCACCTTGGGCTGTGCGATTGAGAAACGCCGAGACGCCTGAAAATAAGTCGAAACCCGCTTTTTTAGGTCTTTGGCCTTACCCACATAGAGCACCTGGCCCAAGCGATCTTTCATAAGATAAACGCCAGGACGATGCGGCAGGCGACGCACTTGTTCCTTCAAGTCAGTTTCGGATTTTTCTTTCAAGCGAGG encodes:
- a CDS encoding rod-binding protein, whose translation is MNNISPVGLDVANYQEMVHSKHITEEAKIQEATRQFEGVMVRQLLKESLEPLIESEMVQNSAANDIYRSYLIDVMADSMTRSGGVGITTSLQAAVTQHAKSNPDSSQ
- the flgG gene encoding flagellar basal-body rod protein FlgG encodes the protein MNLSLYSGATGMEAQQLNLNTIANNIANVNTTGFKKQKIEFQDLLYQDARPVGGEAGGGNIVPAGVELGNGARVVSTARIFTQGQLTQTGERLDMAIDGNGFFEIQRPDGSTAYTRDGGFKLDANGQVVTADGHTVLSGFGQVSVNATGVSVAPTGEVTVQTPGGDTTFQIQLTRFNNPSGLRSLGGNLYEETPASGAPATGNPGNDGIGGLRQGFLEMSNVNVVQEMVNMIVAQRAYEINSKSITTSDEMLRNVGQLKR
- the flgA gene encoding flagellar basal body P-ring formation protein FlgA, producing MIARPWKGFLALLVAVFAASHAAATRTGPLTDFLSDINHVIRIEEERVAESRVVEQVEVPATREATALVAQAEVIRDEPVYIREFEMTSILREKLKEHYQISGDFRVTMARNWRPYRVSSIDWDVDIVRAPQDGPESVSPIRLRLISAGKTVGELSRVVNCELWVDAWRSTFPMAKRQPLSADVMEIRRIDLLRSRSDIVPTSVDLAQYEVRQGIASDRILSWRDITLRPHVRRGDSVDVLVSEGTLQINMKALALENGAAGDFITVRNTTSNKSFQARVIREKTVQVVF
- a CDS encoding flagellar basal body P-ring protein FlgI, coding for MHSHFQKLSTDVAAALRRRVRDAWVETADSEPTERRGYRCAFNLFFASLLLALIGTPIAAQAADGTRIKDLTFVEGSRDNQLVGYGLVVGLSGTGDSTLTYTIQSISNTLQRFGIAVPADAVQATNVAAVMITAEIGPFIREGGRIDVTVSSLGDADTLQGGILLQTPLLGADELVYAVAQGPVAVGGFLGGGGGEGGSSVQQNHPTVGIISNGAIIERTVNTQLVADNHSINLVLRNADFTSAVRMADAINIHFPATAQAVDYATVNVNLPEAYLGQTMNFLAEMGSIQVRPDTAAKIIINERTGTIVATSEVRISTIAVSHGSLTITITNDTNVSQPLPLSDGETTATPVQTTQVNESTGGFQVLPEYPSIEDLTTALNALGVTTREMIAILQNLKRAGALQAELILN
- the flgK gene encoding flagellar hook-associated protein FlgK gives rise to the protein MSLIGNIYNQTRALSVHRGSIEAAGKNIANVNNPEYARQRMQVVDRGNIVIGDQVQSMGIETGKFDSFRDALIDGQIVRETSQTEYAKATDDMNRQLVGYWGEDINRASDAGSLDGITDLDSSTLGLNERLDSFFNSMSELAANPSEVALRAVTLQEAESLTVQLNDVASNLSAFATDIDQRLDNELAVANDIIDQIAALNVEIASIEMRSGDLTAVDLRDARQQQVEKLSEIMDIETAVIADSFGQISVSVDNGVGAPVTVLERGVVNGEFSFNGTNIVFGTGATVMGPSSGRAQAYLDFRDGGLADLQTDLNNLASQLVTSVNGAYPTDFFDPAGTTAATISLDAALTPSTLATSATANAGANDVVQAIYALRNTTFSTGGGDAIDGTFGDFVVNVTGRVAQAAAVAEQNSENQDYIQTMLGNERAKVGGVDLDEEAADLLRFQRAYQATSRVISIMDELLEELVRSF
- a CDS encoding flagellar protein FlgN; this encodes MKSLDSMDAPSLCQELVNILRTELQEYGGLLNLLGQQQECILDRDTEGLMQINKEIESQAEANSLIKESRQKVVAYLAGAWEVDPDQRISALAQFFPKPMRPMVVSLTEEVNQLIRKSKQKLDQNRLLLRRLSAITDEILGYMRPDLKPTKTYTNRGAMKSKSASNPGAVELSA
- a CDS encoding flagellar basal body L-ring protein FlgH yields the protein MKISVRDVLIQGTRYIRTAALAGGLCLGPSLSYAESLWLKNSNNERGMFADHRAGAVGDILTIVIDESSTSSSSQNSTTTKDMSIDNSVTQWLFPLAASAFGSVNGALPGTQIDGSNSFNGGGSISDSKAVTARASVLVIDRLPNGNLVVEGARKVSFAGESQWVVLRGVVRKSDITAANTVLSSRVADATVEFISAGAITDAQRKGWLSKLNDLVNPF
- a CDS encoding excinuclease ABC subunit UvrC, whose amino-acid sequence is MKDRLGQVLYVGKAKDLKKRVSTYFQASRRFSIAQPKVRAMLSLIYTFDTIEVKSEAEALLLEGRLIKEYKPRYNTDFTDDKRFLLVRVDRSETLPRFRLTRNRREDGSLYFGPFAQSGLLRKTLGQMRRKFGILLADASPAKQENGIWRLYDDARQEIYGHANEVTAEEYEERLEEACAFLEGRHREWLTDLEEEMAKAAENLEFEKAAELRDAVNAMRATLSKTRKFTRNHPGGLEDLGDTLRSLADHLKIGEGIKTLECFDISHISGSFTVASMVHFRDGKPDKKRYRRFKIRSFEGNDDFRAMEEVVGRRYGRLDREGQPMPDLVVIDGGAGQVTAAVKAFLILGLEPPPLIGLAKKLETIIFPDERGELQLSHHDSALRLLQRLRDEAHRFANTFNAELRSKKIKETILDDFSGLGKVRRAALLEHFKSLPAIKAATADEIAEVPGIGPKMAAGLEEFLREHG
- the csrA gene encoding carbon storage regulator CsrA; this translates as MLILTRKTDEAIVIGSDVEIIVTKVEGDSVKLGIKAPREVTIYRKEVLDQIRQSNLEAAVGPQKPVTQQKPRGGKKKNSKISKSAKNLLKKLG
- a CDS encoding flagellar hook-basal body protein, which codes for MNIGVYQNAAALTSIEDWQAITSRNVASSVTKGYKAQRAAFEHKVQQAADGSELGNQDLRQNIFPAMSHRSSMVMGMMEPTSNPLDFAIKGEGFFEVQNPAGRSFYTRDGQFKINAEGVLVDKNGFEVQGTTGAINIDQALGAFSVGANGEINQDGNVIGQLRILQPMNQDNLKMADGGFVETEPGAGAIEELENAQVLQGFVENSNVSPIREMVNMIQASRAYEANAKVITAYDQHLDKAIQQLAPPNR
- a CDS encoding flagellar assembly protein FliW, producing MKYDTENPVQGAELKQGSNEFHIPKGLVGFPEMTRVDVIYDEEELPFMWLRSTADIDLSFIVIQPNGIVEDYAIQLMQADVEELSIQDASEVLILNIVIIKNEPSGRKIYTNLVGPIVVNRRTGKGKQVIIQNYERYSARHLLFDEAEEGGEE